A region of Nostoc sp. 'Peltigera membranacea cyanobiont' N6 DNA encodes the following proteins:
- a CDS encoding biliverdin-producing heme oxygenase, whose translation MSSNLATKLRVGTKKAHTMAENVGFVKCFLRGVVEKNSYRKLVANFYFVYSAMEEEMEKHSQHPILSKINFPQLNRKYTLEQDLSYYFGANWREQIKLSPAGEAYVQRIREISATEPELLIAHSYTRYLGDLSGGQILKNIAVTAMNLSDGQGTAFYEFPEIPDEKAFKAKYRQNLDELPLDEATTDRIVDEANAAFGTNMKLFQELEGNLIKAIGVMLYNSLTRRRTRGSTELVTAE comes from the coding sequence ATGAGCAGCAATTTAGCAACCAAATTACGTGTAGGCACTAAGAAAGCCCACACGATGGCAGAAAATGTAGGTTTTGTCAAGTGCTTTTTAAGAGGAGTAGTCGAAAAAAACTCTTACCGGAAACTTGTTGCTAACTTCTACTTCGTCTACTCAGCGATGGAAGAAGAAATGGAAAAGCATAGCCAGCACCCAATTCTTTCTAAAATCAACTTTCCCCAGCTAAACCGCAAGTATACCTTAGAGCAAGACCTGAGTTATTACTTTGGTGCTAACTGGAGAGAGCAAATTAAACTGTCTCCCGCAGGTGAAGCTTATGTACAGCGCATTCGGGAAATATCTGCAACAGAACCAGAACTGTTAATCGCTCATTCATATACTCGTTACTTGGGTGACTTATCCGGGGGACAAATTCTCAAAAACATTGCTGTAACGGCGATGAATTTGTCTGATGGGCAAGGAACAGCTTTTTATGAGTTTCCAGAAATTCCTGATGAGAAGGCATTCAAAGCGAAATATCGGCAAAATTTGGATGAATTACCCCTTGACGAAGCGACAACCGATCGCATCGTTGATGAAGCTAACGCCGCTTTTGGCACGAACATGAAGCTGTTCCAAGAATTGGAAGGCAATTTGATTAAGGCGATCGGTGTAATGTTGTACAATAGCCTCACACGGCGACGGACACGCGGCAGTACTGAACTCGTTACTGCTGAGTAA
- a CDS encoding SfnB family sulfur acquisition oxidoreductase: MTSVINTEQKAHIIRDDKEAIAIAHELAADFAIGDSERDQTRRLPAEEVEKFSQSGLWGITVPEEYGGAFVSSATLAEVIKIISEADSSLGQIPQNHLYMVEAVRLDGTDEQKKFFFDLALQGKRFGNAFSEVGTKSVTDVQTKLQPDGSDFVLNGRKYYSAGALLAHWVPVIASNPDGKTVVAFVERDAEGLTLLDDWTSFGQRTTASGTTIIENVKVKAEHVIPHYLAFERATPMGAIAQIIQAAVDVGIAKAAVRDTIHFVRKHTRPWVDSNLEKGYEDPLTLYNLGNVQIQVHASEALLRRAGEFLDIANESGLEEPKVVEASIAVAEAKALATEAALLATNKLFELAGTKSTLEEFNYNRHWRNARAHTLHDPVRWKYYAVGNYFLNGVYPPRHPWL, from the coding sequence ATGACATCAGTAATTAATACTGAACAGAAGGCGCATATTATTCGGGATGATAAAGAAGCGATCGCGATCGCTCACGAACTAGCAGCCGACTTTGCCATAGGCGACTCAGAACGCGATCAAACTCGGCGTTTACCTGCTGAAGAGGTAGAAAAGTTTTCCCAAAGTGGATTGTGGGGAATTACAGTTCCTGAAGAGTATGGCGGTGCTTTTGTATCAAGTGCCACCCTGGCAGAAGTAATTAAAATCATCTCCGAAGCTGATTCTAGCCTCGGTCAAATTCCCCAAAACCACCTCTACATGGTGGAAGCAGTTCGGTTGGATGGCACTGATGAGCAGAAGAAGTTCTTCTTTGATTTGGCTCTACAAGGTAAACGCTTTGGTAACGCCTTCTCGGAAGTAGGTACTAAATCTGTCACTGATGTCCAGACAAAGTTACAACCAGATGGATCTGACTTCGTACTCAACGGACGCAAATACTACTCTGCTGGGGCATTACTGGCACATTGGGTTCCCGTCATTGCTAGCAATCCAGATGGTAAAACAGTCGTGGCATTTGTCGAAAGAGATGCTGAAGGATTAACCCTACTCGATGATTGGACGAGCTTCGGACAGCGTACCACTGCTAGCGGCACTACCATTATTGAAAATGTGAAAGTTAAGGCAGAACACGTCATACCGCACTACTTAGCCTTTGAGCGGGCTACACCAATGGGTGCGATCGCGCAAATCATCCAAGCTGCCGTAGACGTAGGGATTGCCAAAGCCGCAGTCCGTGACACCATCCACTTTGTCCGCAAGCATACTCGCCCTTGGGTTGACAGCAATTTAGAAAAAGGCTACGAAGACCCCCTGACACTGTACAACTTAGGCAACGTCCAAATTCAGGTTCACGCTTCTGAGGCATTGCTGCGGCGTGCAGGCGAATTTCTCGACATCGCCAACGAGTCAGGTTTAGAAGAACCCAAGGTAGTTGAAGCATCGATCGCAGTTGCTGAAGCCAAAGCTTTAGCTACCGAAGCAGCATTACTAGCAACGAATAAATTGTTTGAACTAGCAGGTACTAAGTCCACATTGGAGGAATTCAACTACAATCGCCACTGGCGAAATGCCCGCGCTCACACACTCCACGATCCCGTGCGCTGGAAATACTACGCTGTTGGTAACTACTTCCTCAATGGTGTCTATCCTCCGCGCCATCCTTGGCTGTAA
- the hpsL gene encoding hormogonium polysaccharide biosynthesis protein HpsL codes for MPKIKSKSKTSKKSKKKGSKETSTLSLKEQLAQKRKAALARKELISLLTTATSCGVFVGIVLFFVGGIKAALPGVLGIIIMSLSYKYPRQALYAFIIYVPVGGTITYYLGSSPILQLAKDAFYVPALVGLWQTCRKQGLPLIIPQGIKIPLYIVLGCSILTLIFVNGGQQFNPPSVGLLEKAEKEIPLGMGILGLKVFLGYVPLLGCAYYLIRDKRDFLFLSRLQIALILLCCVLGFIQYLLLLTGICKGTRGLEGNALFVTSLEARCYFGGALLYSPEEGVIRLPGTFVAPWQWAWFLISSTFFTFATGFADPSPLWRVLGLGSLVAVFINAVISGQRIALALVPICFGILLLLTGQIGNLKRFIPIGIGLAFILGIAMITNPAVVQERTESFTSRWDASPPQDFIVQQFEENWKNVDGPLGSGLGRATNSARAMGKTKLVETYYPKVLYEVGIVGVLAFLSLVTTLTIIGFKTYRSIKNRNFRSYGAALWVFILFISYNTYYYPLDVDPVAVYYWFFAGVLFKLPELEKQDKEDANPEQKNQKKRLKTI; via the coding sequence ATGCCGAAAATAAAGTCAAAATCCAAGACATCTAAAAAGTCGAAAAAAAAGGGTTCCAAGGAAACTTCTACCCTTAGCCTCAAAGAACAGTTAGCCCAAAAACGCAAAGCAGCCCTAGCACGTAAAGAACTCATTAGTTTACTCACCACCGCCACTTCTTGCGGTGTCTTCGTTGGGATTGTACTTTTTTTCGTAGGTGGAATTAAAGCAGCACTTCCTGGTGTTTTAGGGATAATTATCATGTCCCTTTCTTACAAATACCCGCGCCAAGCGCTATATGCCTTCATCATTTATGTACCTGTTGGGGGTACTATCACTTACTACTTGGGCAGTAGTCCCATACTCCAATTAGCTAAAGATGCCTTTTATGTTCCAGCGCTAGTTGGGCTTTGGCAAACTTGTCGAAAGCAGGGATTACCCCTAATTATTCCCCAAGGCATTAAAATCCCACTTTATATTGTCTTGGGTTGCAGCATACTAACACTAATATTTGTCAATGGTGGACAGCAGTTTAACCCGCCTAGCGTGGGGCTATTGGAAAAAGCAGAGAAAGAAATACCTTTAGGTATGGGAATTCTGGGACTGAAAGTATTTTTAGGCTATGTCCCCTTGCTTGGTTGTGCTTACTATCTAATTCGGGATAAGCGGGATTTTCTCTTTTTATCGCGCCTCCAGATTGCCCTCATACTGCTTTGTTGTGTGCTGGGATTTATTCAATACCTGTTACTACTAACTGGTATATGTAAAGGCACTAGAGGTCTTGAAGGAAATGCCCTATTTGTCACATCACTAGAAGCCCGGTGTTATTTTGGTGGAGCGCTCTTATATAGTCCCGAAGAAGGAGTGATTCGTCTACCAGGAACATTTGTAGCCCCTTGGCAATGGGCGTGGTTCCTAATTTCCAGCACCTTTTTTACCTTTGCTACTGGCTTCGCCGACCCTTCCCCATTATGGCGGGTGTTAGGTTTAGGTTCTTTGGTGGCAGTCTTTATCAATGCTGTAATTTCTGGACAAAGAATCGCCTTAGCCTTAGTACCCATCTGCTTCGGGATTTTGCTATTGCTGACTGGTCAAATTGGCAACCTTAAACGGTTTATTCCCATAGGAATAGGACTTGCCTTTATTTTGGGAATAGCAATGATAACTAACCCTGCTGTCGTCCAAGAGAGAACTGAGAGTTTTACCAGTCGTTGGGACGCTTCACCACCTCAAGATTTTATTGTCCAGCAATTTGAAGAGAATTGGAAAAACGTCGATGGGCCTTTGGGAAGTGGCTTAGGTCGAGCAACTAACTCTGCTCGCGCAATGGGTAAAACTAAGCTTGTGGAAACTTACTACCCTAAAGTACTTTATGAAGTTGGAATTGTTGGAGTACTAGCTTTTCTGAGTTTGGTAACAACTTTAACAATTATTGGCTTTAAAACCTATCGCTCCATAAAGAACCGTAATTTCCGCAGTTACGGAGCGGCTTTGTGGGTGTTTATATTGTTTATTAGCTACAACACCTACTACTATCCTCTGGATGTCGATCCTGTTGCTGTCTATTATTGGTTTTTTGCGGGAGTTCTTTTTAAATTGCCAGAACTGGAGAAACAAGATAAAGAAGATGCCAACCCTGAGCAAAAAAACCAGAAAAAACGTCTCAAAACAATTTAA
- the sfnG gene encoding dimethylsulfone monooxygenase SfnG — translation MVDIKFAYWIPNVSGGLVVSKIPQRTDWTYEYNAQLAQTAEEVGFEYALAQARFIASYGAEYQLEALTTVSALAPVTKKLKLIAAVHPGLWHPGVVAKMGASIDFLSNGRFALNVVSGWFKDEFIIYGEHWLDHDERYRRSEEFIRVLKGLWTEDEFHFKGDFYRINGGWVKPKPVNQNPHPEIFQGGNSKAARRMAGRVSDWYFMNGNTIEGVREQIEEVSALARQEGRTIKFGLNSFIIVRDTEAEAHEVLRDIIAQADVEAVKGFGEAVKQAGASTRERQGMWANSNFEDLVQYNDGFRSGLIGTAEQVAEKIRQFHEAGVDLILGGFLHYTDDLPAFGKTVIPLVRELKANRRTADELVGV, via the coding sequence ATGGTAGATATTAAGTTCGCGTACTGGATTCCCAACGTTAGCGGTGGGTTAGTTGTTAGTAAAATTCCCCAACGCACAGATTGGACTTATGAATATAATGCTCAACTAGCTCAGACGGCTGAAGAAGTTGGGTTTGAATATGCACTAGCACAAGCCAGATTTATCGCCAGTTATGGCGCTGAGTACCAGTTAGAGGCATTAACAACCGTATCAGCCCTAGCTCCAGTCACCAAAAAATTGAAGCTAATTGCAGCAGTTCATCCTGGATTGTGGCATCCGGGAGTAGTTGCCAAAATGGGAGCCAGCATTGATTTTCTTTCTAACGGACGGTTCGCTCTGAATGTGGTTAGCGGCTGGTTCAAAGATGAATTCATTATATATGGTGAACATTGGTTAGATCATGACGAACGCTATCGTCGTTCAGAAGAATTTATCCGCGTTCTCAAAGGTTTGTGGACTGAGGATGAGTTTCACTTTAAAGGCGACTTTTACCGGATTAACGGCGGTTGGGTGAAGCCTAAACCAGTTAATCAAAATCCACACCCGGAGATATTTCAAGGTGGTAACTCGAAAGCAGCGCGGCGGATGGCTGGCCGCGTCTCTGATTGGTATTTCATGAATGGTAACACCATAGAAGGAGTGCGAGAGCAGATTGAAGAAGTGTCTGCATTAGCTCGTCAAGAAGGACGCACAATTAAGTTTGGTCTGAATTCCTTTATCATCGTGCGAGATACGGAAGCAGAAGCCCATGAAGTATTGCGCGATATTATTGCCCAAGCCGATGTAGAGGCGGTGAAAGGATTTGGTGAAGCAGTGAAACAGGCGGGAGCTTCTACTCGCGAACGTCAGGGAATGTGGGCGAATTCCAATTTTGAAGACTTGGTGCAATATAACGATGGCTTCCGTTCCGGCTTGATTGGCACTGCTGAACAAGTAGCGGAAAAGATTCGCCAGTTTCATGAAGCGGGAGTCGATTTAATTCTCGGTGGCTTCTTACACTACACAGATGATTTGCCAGCATTTGGTAAGACAGTAATTCCGCTTGTGCGCGAACTTAAAGCTAATCGTCGGACAGCTGATGAGTTGGTTGGGGTGTAG
- the glmM gene encoding phosphoglucosamine mutase, translated as MVSSITRTPGIPGGSASEPEGLGKGIESSFGLNLIPLPANPLFGTDGIRGRVGELLNAPLALQVGFWTGIVLRNHATQIGPVILGQDSRNSSDMLAMALSAGLTAAGLEVWYLGLCPTPCVAYLTSISDAIGGVMISASHNPPEDNGIKVFGANGGKLPQILQAEIEAGLRGKISSITRVNNCGRHYSRFELVGHYSEALKKPLNSALNLQGMKIVLDLAWGAAVGLAPSVFTEMGAEVICLHNEADGDRINVNCGSTHLDILAATVQEHNANIGFAFDGDADRVLAVDNTGRQVNGDYILYLWGRQLQQNQQLPDNLIVSTVMANLGFEKAWQEIGGNLIRTAVGDRYVQAEMQRTGAMLGGEQSGHILCRHYAVTGDGLLTALHIAALVKEAGVPFSELVDHSFQTYPQILRNVRVTDRDRRLGWQDCEPVQQAIALAEAAMGNSGRILVRASGTEPVIRVMVEAANAELTNYWTNELVSKVQQHLMD; from the coding sequence ATGGTTTCATCTATAACTCGGACACCGGGCATTCCTGGGGGTTCTGCTTCTGAACCTGAAGGATTAGGCAAAGGGATTGAGAGCAGTTTTGGGCTAAATTTAATCCCACTACCAGCAAATCCCTTATTTGGTACAGATGGGATTCGCGGACGAGTCGGAGAATTACTAAATGCGCCTTTAGCATTACAAGTTGGTTTTTGGACGGGGATTGTTTTACGTAACCATGCGACTCAAATAGGGCCAGTCATTCTCGGACAGGACTCTAGAAACTCCAGCGATATGCTAGCAATGGCTTTGAGTGCAGGGTTAACAGCAGCAGGATTAGAGGTTTGGTATTTGGGATTATGTCCCACTCCTTGCGTTGCCTATCTCACCAGCATCAGTGATGCCATCGGCGGAGTGATGATTTCTGCTAGTCACAATCCCCCAGAGGACAATGGAATTAAGGTTTTTGGTGCGAATGGTGGGAAGTTACCGCAAATATTGCAGGCAGAAATAGAAGCGGGGCTGCGTGGGAAAATATCATCTATTACTAGAGTCAATAATTGCGGACGGCATTACTCACGTTTCGAGTTAGTGGGGCATTATAGCGAGGCGTTGAAAAAACCCTTGAACAGTGCCCTAAATCTTCAGGGAATGAAGATTGTTTTAGACTTGGCGTGGGGTGCAGCAGTCGGGTTAGCACCATCAGTATTTACAGAAATGGGGGCAGAGGTAATCTGCTTGCATAATGAAGCAGATGGCGATCGCATTAATGTCAACTGCGGTTCCACCCACCTAGATATTCTGGCCGCCACAGTCCAAGAACACAATGCCAATATCGGCTTTGCTTTCGACGGCGATGCCGATCGCGTCTTAGCAGTAGACAACACTGGCAGGCAAGTTAACGGCGATTATATTCTTTACCTGTGGGGACGACAGTTACAACAAAATCAACAACTGCCAGACAACCTGATTGTATCTACAGTCATGGCCAACTTAGGCTTTGAAAAAGCTTGGCAAGAAATTGGTGGTAACTTGATTCGTACCGCAGTCGGCGATCGATACGTGCAAGCCGAAATGCAGCGAACTGGGGCGATGTTAGGCGGCGAACAATCAGGTCATATTCTTTGCCGTCATTATGCCGTTACTGGAGATGGCTTGTTAACAGCCTTGCATATAGCAGCTTTGGTGAAAGAAGCGGGTGTTCCCTTTAGCGAATTAGTAGATCATAGCTTCCAGACATATCCGCAAATATTACGGAACGTGCGAGTTACAGATCGCGATCGCCGTTTGGGATGGCAAGATTGCGAACCGGTGCAACAAGCGATCGCTCTTGCTGAAGCAGCAATGGGTAATTCCGGCAGAATCTTGGTTCGCGCCTCTGGTACAGAACCAGTAATTAGAGTCATGGTAGAAGCCGCCAATGCCGAACTTACCAACTACTGGACAAATGAATTAGTTTCAAAAGTCCAGCAACATCTGATGGACTAA
- a CDS encoding glycosyltransferase family 4 protein, which produces MAKVIICGQNHIRIPNLPRNSRHTLVHLKSFPTGRYPIEKFWYPLGSFLAWQPIWEKYHAVHSFNRILYTNKPWFITFEDHRVLYRNPQNKREAVIYDLLNNRLALDNCQKLIAMSDYAKLRFVKRIEGWKIEEKLSSKLDVIHPNFAARVEQAKTYQPDQNLQLIFVGHHIARKGGIVALRLAKKAEKLGLPLTIHIISGLGHGSGVPTDFPDTTKYLEDLKLLNLNNVVFHKYIPNEKVIELLSQSHFQLMATLHDTYGFSIIEGFSVATPAITTNVCALPEFMRHGENGYVLELPINEIRHWSNWVHGDKTKSDEYWEIVNSTYDYLAEQALQQIIQFLDRSDKREHYEFLSAGALAQAQIVHNSEKQNELFDNLYAAAAGG; this is translated from the coding sequence ATGGCAAAAGTTATTATATGCGGTCAGAATCACATTAGAATTCCTAACCTACCACGCAATTCTAGGCATACACTAGTCCACCTCAAGTCTTTTCCTACAGGTAGATATCCTATAGAAAAATTTTGGTACCCTTTAGGAAGCTTTCTTGCTTGGCAACCTATATGGGAAAAATATCACGCTGTTCATTCTTTCAATAGAATTTTATATACAAATAAACCTTGGTTTATCACATTTGAAGATCATCGGGTTTTATATAGAAATCCTCAAAATAAACGAGAAGCAGTAATTTATGACTTATTAAACAATCGTTTAGCATTAGACAATTGTCAAAAGCTTATAGCTATGTCTGATTATGCAAAATTGAGATTTGTTAAGCGGATAGAAGGCTGGAAAATAGAAGAAAAACTAAGCAGTAAATTAGATGTAATTCATCCAAATTTTGCTGCCAGAGTTGAGCAAGCTAAAACTTATCAACCAGACCAAAATTTACAGCTTATTTTTGTAGGGCATCACATTGCTAGAAAAGGTGGAATTGTTGCTTTAAGGCTAGCAAAGAAAGCTGAAAAATTAGGTTTACCTCTTACCATTCATATCATATCGGGACTGGGACATGGTTCAGGAGTCCCTACAGATTTTCCCGATACTACCAAATATCTAGAAGATTTAAAGTTACTGAATTTAAATAACGTTGTTTTTCACAAATATATCCCTAATGAAAAAGTTATCGAGTTACTATCACAAAGCCATTTTCAATTAATGGCTACGCTACACGATACTTATGGTTTTAGCATTATCGAAGGGTTTTCAGTTGCTACGCCAGCAATTACGACTAACGTGTGTGCCTTACCAGAGTTTATGCGTCATGGCGAAAATGGCTATGTTTTAGAGTTACCAATTAATGAAATTAGGCACTGGAGCAATTGGGTACATGGAGATAAAACTAAAAGCGATGAATATTGGGAAATCGTTAATAGTACATACGACTATTTAGCAGAACAAGCATTGCAACAAATTATTCAATTTCTTGATAGAAGTGATAAACGAGAACATTATGAATTTTTAAGTGCAGGAGCATTAGCTCAAGCGCAAATTGTACATAACTCCGAAAAGCAAAATGAGTTATTTGATAATCTCTATGCGGCTGCGGCGGGAGGATAA
- a CDS encoding LysR family transcriptional regulator — MNKIKLEDITLNHIKILKAVDDCGSFSKAAQKLGCSQALISKKVKQIEDCFGVILLNRSPGSICLTNKGKKLISQTFNVVETVENLQEEFQTRFSAEGEDLILGATSLILEVWLKQYLQRFQLCFPGRNIKEIAVKDSRFFSNSQLLEIDLLLNSCAGYKEEHHCTRLTTHKMLLVSFGASKYLNEHSLVKINDIDLADIVLLDEVHQELSKNRCLRNKLSGVQVLQSYQDVLNYASENQKLTILPDFCQAEIISQYQVLILPIQDVNEYGIYLHVPRFSELLISAESLVRSFRLDRDNLESLPNINLILDSHSPKEENILRIGIQRDSIGQFIAGYGTKYISDLQRASSSLEQPIFKNIEINRNFELQILPFDSGEQMNRQMKRGELDICILDDISLLNNGSQFFDDLSFGSKLIGIASYNLLGQDINIVLHKDSSINTIQDLKGKRISTLFGSNAHRFIITLFDLYDMDVSKDCRLVNEDPRKASKSLANKTIDAYVGCHTFASILEAYAFVRKLPLSQTISLRIPSIRGIVCRSQFIKENPKIVVAYLHDLVVANYWFNSSPIKAGDLLTKMIDVRTTQVNQFFNPVFGNRIDPTLKPQWSWLLKTLNRRLEGKYGISLFDVDFWIDDYFLRLVYNLLNLDYHFHQVSFASEFSSSYFVEEQFNRHIKVLYDKYNLSLQP, encoded by the coding sequence ATGAATAAGATTAAACTCGAAGATATTACCCTAAACCACATCAAAATTTTAAAAGCAGTAGATGACTGTGGTAGCTTCTCTAAAGCAGCACAAAAACTAGGGTGTAGTCAAGCATTAATTAGTAAAAAAGTCAAACAAATAGAGGATTGTTTTGGAGTAATTCTGTTAAATCGCTCTCCCGGCTCTATATGCTTGACTAATAAAGGTAAGAAATTGATTTCGCAGACATTTAATGTAGTAGAAACTGTAGAAAATCTGCAAGAAGAATTTCAGACAAGATTTAGCGCTGAAGGCGAAGATTTGATATTAGGGGCTACTAGTTTAATTTTAGAAGTTTGGCTCAAACAATATTTGCAGCGATTTCAGCTTTGTTTCCCAGGTAGAAATATCAAAGAGATTGCGGTTAAAGATAGCAGATTTTTTTCAAATTCTCAACTTTTAGAAATTGACCTCCTACTCAACAGTTGCGCTGGATATAAGGAAGAACACCATTGTACTAGATTAACAACTCATAAAATGCTGTTGGTTTCCTTTGGCGCAAGTAAATATTTAAATGAGCATAGCCTAGTTAAAATAAATGATATTGATTTGGCTGACATTGTGCTTTTAGATGAGGTTCATCAAGAACTATCTAAAAATAGATGTTTGAGGAATAAATTAAGTGGCGTACAGGTGCTACAAAGTTATCAAGATGTTCTAAACTATGCTTCAGAAAATCAAAAGCTAACCATTTTACCTGACTTTTGTCAAGCTGAGATAATATCTCAGTACCAAGTTTTAATTCTTCCTATTCAAGATGTTAATGAATATGGTATTTATCTCCATGTTCCTCGGTTTAGTGAGTTGTTAATATCCGCAGAGAGTTTAGTAAGAAGTTTTAGACTCGATCGAGACAATTTGGAAAGCTTACCTAATATAAACCTAATTTTAGATAGCCATTCTCCCAAAGAGGAAAATATTCTGAGGATAGGTATTCAGCGAGATTCCATAGGACAGTTTATTGCTGGATATGGAACTAAGTATATTTCTGATTTACAGAGGGCATCTTCATCACTTGAACAGCCTATTTTCAAAAACATTGAAATTAATCGAAATTTTGAGTTACAAATTCTGCCCTTTGACTCTGGCGAACAAATGAACCGACAGATGAAGCGGGGAGAGCTAGATATTTGTATTTTAGATGATATATCTCTCTTGAATAATGGTAGCCAATTCTTTGATGATTTGAGTTTTGGCTCTAAATTAATTGGAATTGCTTCGTATAACCTTTTAGGTCAAGATATAAATATTGTTCTGCATAAAGATTCTTCTATAAATACTATCCAGGATCTGAAAGGTAAACGAATTTCCACCTTATTTGGTTCCAATGCTCATAGGTTTATTATCACTCTTTTTGACCTCTATGATATGGATGTCAGTAAAGATTGCAGATTAGTAAATGAAGATCCTCGTAAAGCAAGTAAGAGTTTGGCAAATAAAACTATAGATGCTTACGTGGGTTGTCACACTTTTGCCTCAATATTAGAAGCTTATGCTTTTGTTAGAAAGCTGCCTTTATCTCAAACAATTAGTTTAAGAATTCCATCAATCAGAGGAATTGTTTGTCGTTCGCAGTTCATTAAAGAAAATCCTAAAATTGTAGTTGCTTATTTACACGATCTAGTAGTTGCTAACTATTGGTTTAATTCATCTCCAATCAAGGCAGGAGATTTACTAACTAAAATGATTGATGTGAGAACAACTCAAGTAAATCAGTTTTTTAATCCGGTATTTGGCAACCGTATCGATCCCACCCTCAAACCTCAATGGTCTTGGTTACTCAAAACCTTAAATCGTAGGTTGGAAGGAAAATATGGTATTTCACTATTTGATGTAGATTTTTGGATCGATGATTATTTTTTAAGACTTGTCTATAATTTGCTGAATCTAGATTATCACTTTCATCAAGTTTCTTTTGCAAGTGAATTTTCTAGCAGCTATTTTGTCGAGGAGCAGTTTAACCGACATATAAAAGTTCTCTATGATAAATACAATCTATCTCTACAACCATAA
- a CDS encoding LLM class flavin-dependent oxidoreductase has product MALQFGIWSPVCGGWLRVVNHEANLSTEDLVKLAVQADELGYDFYYIPEHYLNAVHGPNYNVADAWITAALASLNTKNIKIVAAVQPGFKQPAVIAKLSANIQNQLSNGRFALSGIAGWWKLEVESYGDIWLPHSDRYARLEEYINVIKGLWTVEDFNYVGKYYNITGGILTDKPTPTPPIFIAGESDRAIDLAARQGDYLFINADEPEKTAALVQKVKRLASDRYQRNIKVAMSAFAIAREHTAQAEARLEAIYRSADEQQIKYFQAQIDPNVVAHNKLDISQTIEANLGLSAQLVGDRYTIIQRLKEYEAVGVDLIVLKFESMLEDTIRFHKLVISEYAQQNSLIQL; this is encoded by the coding sequence ATGGCACTTCAGTTTGGAATTTGGTCGCCTGTTTGTGGTGGATGGTTGCGCGTTGTCAACCATGAAGCTAATTTATCCACAGAAGATTTGGTAAAGCTGGCAGTTCAGGCAGACGAGTTAGGTTATGACTTCTATTACATTCCTGAACATTACTTAAATGCAGTTCATGGGCCTAACTATAATGTCGCTGACGCTTGGATTACAGCAGCTTTAGCAAGTTTGAACACCAAGAATATCAAGATTGTTGCGGCTGTACAACCTGGTTTTAAACAACCTGCGGTTATTGCCAAACTGAGTGCAAACATTCAAAATCAACTTAGTAATGGCAGATTTGCTCTGAGTGGTATTGCAGGTTGGTGGAAATTAGAAGTAGAAAGCTATGGAGATATCTGGCTACCTCACAGCGATCGCTACGCGCGATTAGAAGAGTATATTAATGTAATCAAGGGGCTGTGGACAGTTGAAGACTTTAATTATGTTGGCAAATACTACAATATTACGGGTGGTATTCTCACAGATAAGCCGACACCAACACCACCTATTTTCATCGCTGGCGAATCAGATCGGGCGATTGACTTAGCGGCTCGTCAGGGAGATTATCTATTTATCAATGCTGATGAACCTGAAAAAACGGCAGCATTAGTGCAGAAAGTGAAAAGATTGGCTAGCGATCGCTACCAGCGTAATATTAAAGTAGCAATGAGTGCATTTGCGATCGCTCGTGAACATACCGCCCAAGCCGAAGCCAGATTAGAAGCAATTTATCGTTCTGCCGATGAGCAGCAGATTAAGTACTTTCAAGCGCAAATCGATCCTAACGTCGTTGCCCACAACAAATTAGATATCAGTCAAACCATTGAAGCTAATCTTGGTTTATCTGCTCAACTGGTTGGCGATCGCTATACTATCATTCAACGCCTGAAAGAATACGAAGCCGTTGGCGTTGATTTAATAGTACTCAAATTTGAATCTATGTTGGAAGACACTATTCGCTTCCACAAACTAGTTATTTCCGAATATGCACAGCAGAATAGCTTAATTCAGTTGTAA